One Benincasa hispida cultivar B227 chromosome 5, ASM972705v1, whole genome shotgun sequence genomic window carries:
- the LOC120077251 gene encoding uncharacterized protein LOC120077251 — translation MDEEAHHHKNLLSPNNLKSDSKMSFQEKEEWLPIPDVTTPCVKEIVNFVVNQHNKESGDDLVLKGVIKGWFKELSDVKTKHRLYIEATNNKGVVQLYEAIVCVIEKGDKQRVRTLLSFHVGYLDENEQFWIEIPNVEESCVQEVAKFAVAEYNKQADDNLVYICTTQGWYQEVNAEYGLLFDLRIKTKDCFGRVREYKALVSEDRQPNEKIRILISFKLVPKKS, via the coding sequence ATGGATGAAGAAGCACATCACCACAAAAACTTGCTTTCTCCAAATAATCTAAAGAGTGATAGCAAGATGAGTTTTCAGGAAAAGGAGGAGTGGTTACCAATCCCTGATGTAACCACACCTTGTGTGAaagaaattgtaaattttgtggTGAATCAACACAACAAAGAAAGTGGAGATGATCTCGTCCTCAAAGGTGTTATCAAAGGATGGTTTAAGGAGTTGAGTGATGTGAAAACAAAGCATCGTTTGTATATTGAAGCAACAAACAACAAAGGAGTTGTACAACTGTATGAAGCAATTGTATGTGTCATCGAAAAAGGTGATAAACAAAGAGTGAGGACACTCCTATCTTTCCATGTCGGTTATTTGGATGAGAATGAACAATTTTGGATTGAAATTCCAAATGTTGAAGAATCTTGTGTGCAAGAAGTTGCAAAGTTTGCTGTGGCAGAGTATAATAAGCAAGCTGATGATAATCTCGTCTACATTTGTACGACTCAGGGTTGGTATCAGGAGGTGAATGCAGAGTATGGCCTATTGTTCGATCTTCGTATTAAGACGAAGGATTGTTTCGGACGTGTTCGTGAATATAAGGCTTTGGTTTCGGAGGACAGACAACCCAATGAGAAAATTCGAATACTCATATCTTTCAAACTTGTACCCaagaaaagttga